The following is a genomic window from Serratia ficaria.
GATAACTGCGTACCAGACACAGGTTATAGCCGACATGCAGCAGGGCCGAAAGCAGCGCGTACGGCCAGCTGGCGCGGGCGGGCAGCGGCAGAAACAGCGCGGCGGCGGCGCAGGCAAGCGCGATCGTCAGACACATCATGGTCATCGACCACAATCGGTCAGCGCCGCCGCGCAATAAGGTGTTCCAGCCGGCATGCAGCAGGGCGGCGAATAAGGTAAGCAAAACAATGTGTCCAGGCATGCGCCGATACTAAACGGCAGCCGCCCGGATTGACAGTGAAGTGTCGTCATTGCGGCATGAGCAAATACTCATGCTTTAACGGTAGCTGAGCTGCGCCTGCTGTGACTCTGCCTGCAACCAGCGGCGGAATGCGGTGATGTGCGGCTGCGTTTCGATGCCTTTCGGGCAGACGAAATAATAGGCGGCCGGGGAAGGAAAAGGCACGTCAAACAGCCGCACCAGGCTGCCGTCGCCGATCTCTTTTTCCACGTGTCCGCTGCGCGCCAACGCAATGCCCTGCCCCAGTAACGCGGCTTCAATCGTCATGTTTGTGTCGGCGAAGCGTACGCTTTCGTGCAACACATCGGTATTTATGCCGATCAGCTTAAACCAGACGTCCCATTTCGGCACCAAATCGGCGCCGTCACGCGTCAGCAGCGGATAGCGCAGCAGCTCGGCGGGTTCGGAGGGGGTGCCGAAGCGCCGCAATAACGCCGGGCTGGCAACCGGAAATAGCTGTTCGCGAAACATAAACTCGGTGTGCAGCGCGGGATAATGGCCGTGGCCAAAACGGATCGCCACATCGGAGTCTGTGCTGGCGAAGTTAATGGCCGTGTCGGTGCTTTCCAGCGTCACCAGAATCTCCGGGTGCAAACGCGCCAAGCCGGGCAGGCGCGGCAGCAGCCACTTTAGCGCGAAAGAATAGGTGGTGTTAACGCGCAATCGCACCCGACCTTTTTGCTCGCGAAGGTCGGCCAACGTGGTTTCCAACTTGCTAAAGAATTCGCGCACCAGGGGGGCGAGCGCGGCGCCTGCGGGCGTCAGGCTGAGGGTTTTACCGCGCTCAAAAAGCTGCAGGCCCCAGATTTCCTCCAGATTTTTCAACTGGTGGCTGACCGCGCTTTGCGTAATGAAAAGCTCTGCGGCGGCGGAGGTAAAGGTGGTGTGGCGAGTGGCGACTTCAAAAGTGCGCAGCGTGGCTGTTGGGGGGAGATCGCGCATCATTCGTTCCTGTCAATGAGCTTATGCTCATAACACCCTATGCCGGAAGCGCGGAAAAAGATAGCAGTAAACCTTGAGCGTGTTGCAAGCCATTACGCCTTAACGAAGGCGTAATGGCTCCTGATAGGGCTGGCTGGCCTGCCCTATTGAAACCGTCAGCACAGGCCACTGCGCGCCGGCGATGTCCCGTTGGAGAAAATCGCCTGGCGCAGCAGCACGATTTCCTTGGCCAGATCGTGGCACAACATGGCGGTCATCGCGTGAGACCGTGCTTCACCGGCATTAATCAACGGTTCCATTACCGTTTCTTCCCGTTCGTTCGACATAGCCCACTCATTGG
Proteins encoded in this region:
- the gcvA gene encoding transcriptional regulator GcvA; translated protein: MRDLPPTATLRTFEVATRHTTFTSAAAELFITQSAVSHQLKNLEEIWGLQLFERGKTLSLTPAGAALAPLVREFFSKLETTLADLREQKGRVRLRVNTTYSFALKWLLPRLPGLARLHPEILVTLESTDTAINFASTDSDVAIRFGHGHYPALHTEFMFREQLFPVASPALLRRFGTPSEPAELLRYPLLTRDGADLVPKWDVWFKLIGINTDVLHESVRFADTNMTIEAALLGQGIALARSGHVEKEIGDGSLVRLFDVPFPSPAAYYFVCPKGIETQPHITAFRRWLQAESQQAQLSYR
- a CDS encoding PTS lactose/cellobiose transporter subunit IIA: MSNEREETVMEPLINAGEARSHAMTAMLCHDLAKEIVLLRQAIFSNGTSPARSGLC